In one window of Vespa crabro chromosome 6, iyVesCrab1.2, whole genome shotgun sequence DNA:
- the LOC124424926 gene encoding E3 ubiquitin-protein ligase RNF13-like, which translates to MQQCCVSHQVQLWLLLLLLCVAYCGADILVFSAGTRYQVDDEFRDMPARFGGFIPSEGIKGMVVYADPPNACHEISGPPNDTSYEGSWIALIARYECKFEIKVRMAQKAGYDAAIIHNVNSDELEPMSAENPLGIKIPSVFVSERTGLIIKKNYLYDQLYFVLINDDLPFNINTHLLLPFAIVVGICFLVMVIFMIVRCIKDRRRQRRHRLPYSSLKKMPTHKYTKGDPYETCAICLDDYMEGEKLRVLPCAHAYHSKCIDPWLTKNRRVCPVCKRKVFAADEQVITDESDSDADDSTPLIRDGYQGTQGGTFIRQRENPFNRSRRTQNRQDMNNSSSGSDSEPFSTTSDDDGSISTGEPSGGIVFMVSDSHSINGELQDLERSVSSTKPHTVNLYTETQEFPVPVVQITPIRQTRILVNSTTLNPDHLAIAADNRSASTTSIDSERNDVAA; encoded by the exons ATGCAGCAGTGCTGTGTAAGCCACCAAGTTCAATTAtggcttttattattactactttgTGTCGCATATTGTGGTGCAGACATTTTAGTATTCTCAGCAGGTACCAGATATCAGGTAGATGATGAATTTAGAGATATGCCAGCAAGATTTGGTGGCTTTATACCATCTGAAGGGATTAag gGCATGGTTGTTTATGCTGATCCTCCTAATGCTTGTCATGAAATAAGTGGCCCTCCAAATGATACAAGTTATGAAGGGAGTTGGATAGCTTTAATTGCTCGGTATGAGTGTAAGTTTGAAATTAAAGTGCGAATGGCACAAAAGGCTGGTTATGATGCTGCTATTATACATAATGTGAACAGCGATGAGTTAG AACCAATGTCAGCCGAAAATCCATTAGGAATAAAAATACCATCTGTTTTTGTTAGTGAACGAACaggattaattataaaaaaaaattatttgtatgatcaattatattttgtattgatTAATGACGATCTaccatttaatattaatacacaTTTGCTTTTGCCATTTGCAATTGTTGTCGGAATATGTTTTTTAGTCATGGTTATTTTTATG ATTGTCAGATGTATTAAGGACAGAAGAAGGCAACGTAGACATAGATTACCATATtcaagtttaaaaaaaatgccaactcataaatatacaaaaggtGATCCTTATGAAACATGTGCTATTTGTCTAGATGATTATatggaaggagaaaaattaaGGGTATTGCCTTGTGCCCATG CTTACCATAGCAAATGTATTGATCCTTGGTTGACAAAAAATCGTAGAGTATGTCCAGTCTGTAAACGAAAGGTTTTTGCAGCAGACGAACAAGTTATTACAGATGAAAGTGATTCAGATGCTGATGACTCAACTCCTTTGATACGGGATGGCTAtcaag gTACTCAAGGGGGAACTTTCATACGTCAAAGAGAAAATCCTTTTAATAGATCTAGGAGAACGCAAAATAGGCAGGATATGAATAATTCTAGTAGTGGCTCAGATTCTGAGCCATTTTCAACAACATCTGATGATGATGGTAGTATAAGTACTGGGGAGCCTTCTGGTGGAATAGTTTTCATGGTTTCTGACTCACATAGCATTAATg GCGAGTTGCAAGATTTAGAACGATCTGTAAGCAGTACGAAACCACATACGGTTAACTTATACACAGAAACACAAGAATTTCCTGTTCCTGTTGTACAAATCACACCAATCCGACAAACAAGGATTTTAGTGAATTCAACAACTTTAAATCCTGATCACCTTGCCATAGCTGCAGACAATAGAAGTGCAAGTACAACTTCTATTGATTCTGAAAGAAATGACGTTGcagcataa